The Ralstonia pickettii DTP0602 genome segment GATTGACGAGACGGTGGCGTCGGTCCGGCGCATTGCCACGGATCTGCGCCCGGCGCTGCTGGACGAATTGGGCATGGTGCCTGCAATCGAATGGCTGGCCAACGACTTCTCGACCCGATATGGGTTAGCCGTATCGGTGGTCGCCGCGGACGACGAGGTGCCGGAAAAGATCGCCGTCGCCGCATTCCGCATCGTTCAGGAGGCGCTAAGCAACGTGGTTCGGCACGCCAACGCCAGCAGGGCAACGGTTTCCATTGGCAGGGACGGGCCGAACCTGCGGCTCGAAATACATGACGACGGCTCTGGGTGGAAGGAGCGTCCAGCGGACAACGGTCAGCGCAAGTCGCTGGGGCTGCTGGGGATTCGCGAGCGCGCCCGGTTGCTGGGCGGCGACGTCCTTGTCCAGAGTTCGCCCGACGATGGCTTTCGCCTGGTCGTGCGAATTCCGCGGGAGCAGGGGGAACGGGCATGACAAGGGTGATGATTGCGGATGACCATACTGTGGTACGGGATGGCCTGCGGCATATCCTGGAACGGGCCGGTGTGTTCGAGGTCGTCGGCGAGGCGGCCGATGGTACGCAAGTGCCCAGGATGGTACGGGAATGCAACCCGCAGGTGCTCTTGCTTGACCTTTCCATGCCTGGCAGGAGCGGGCTGGAATTGATCCGCTTGCTGCGCGGCGAGCACCCGGCCTTGCGTATCCTGGTCCTGACCATGCATGCGGAGGAGCAATACATCGTCCGCGCGTTCCAGGCCGGCGCAGCAGGCTATCTGACCAAGGAAAGCGCGGCCACGGAACTGGTGTCCGCCATCGGGCAGGTAGCCCGGGGCGGCAC includes the following:
- a CDS encoding LuxR family transcriptional regulator, giving the protein MTRVMIADDHTVVRDGLRHILERAGVFEVVGEAADGTQVPRMVRECNPQVLLLDLSMPGRSGLELIRLLRGEHPALRILVLTMHAEEQYIVRAFQAGAAGYLTKESAATELVSAIGQVARGGTYVSQSIATKLASGLKDQTDDLPHLRLSDRELEVYRRLVLGEPITAIATALCVSAKTVSTYKMRLMEKMQMPNEAMLLRYAMRNHLFDDDTDL